From the Synechococcales cyanobacterium T60_A2020_003 genome, the window TGCGGTTCAGGATATGCTGCTGTTTTTCCTCGTATGGGAATTGGAACTGATCCCCGTTTACTTGCTGTTAGCAATCTGGGGTGGTAAGAAACGACTCTATGCTGCCACCAAGTTCATTTTGTACACGGCGGGTGGCTCTCTCTTTATTTTGGTCGCCGCCCTAGCGATGGCTTTCTATGGAGAGTCAGTCACGTTCGACATGCAGTCGCTCATGGCTAAGGATTTTCCGCTGAAGCTGCAACTCCTCCTGTATTCTGCGTTTTTGATTGCTTACGCCGTTAAACTTCCGATCTTTCCGCTGCATACCTGGTTACCCGATGCCCACGGCGAAGCGACGGCTCCTGTACACATGCTTCTGGCCGGCATCCTCTTAAAAATGGGAGGATATGCGCTGATTCGGATGAATGTGGAAATGTTGCCGGATGCTCATGTTTACTTTGCTCCGGTGCTGGTCATTCTGGGTGTTGTCAACATTATTTATGCCGCGTTGACATCCTTTGCCCAGCGAAATCTCAAGCGCAAGATTGCCTACTCATCCATTTCCCACATGGGATTTGTGCTAATTGGCCTTGGCTCATTCACAAACTTAGGTTTAAGCGGTGCGGTGCTCCAAATGATCTCCCACGGGTTGATCGGAGCTAGCCTATTCTTCTTGGTGGGGGCAACCTACGATCGCACTCATACCCTGATCTTGGATGAGATGGGCGGTGTAGGTCAGAAAATGCCGCGCATCTTCTCCATGTTTACAGCGTGTTCGCTTGCATCCCTAGCGTTACCCGGAATGAGCGGTTTCGTAGCTGAGCTGATGGTGTTTGTGGGTTTCGCGACTAGTGATGCCTATAGCCTCACCTTTAAGGTTGTGATTGTGTGCCTAGCTGCGATTGGGGTGATTTTGACCCCGATCTACCTGCTATCCATGCTTCGTGAGATTTTCTACGGCCCTGAGAACAAGGAACTGGTCTCCCATGAGGTTTTGGTTGATGCAGAACCCCGCGAAGTTTTCATCATCGCGTGCTTGCTAATTCCGATTATTGGTATTGGATTCTATCCAAAGCTGATTACCCAAGTCTATGATGCTAAAACCGTTCAGATTACGGCCTTGATGCGCGATGCTATACCAACGCTCAATGCCGAGCAACCGATGACATCTGAGGAAGCCTCCCTGGCAACAACGTTTCCCATTTGGGCTCCTAAGATCCCTTCTGGAACCTAATGATTAGTATCAATCAGTAGGCTTGAGGCGATCGCCCCAGCCTGAAACAAAAATAGGAGCCACTTTTTAGCGGCTCCTATTTTAATGCTGTTTCTGTGTTGTTGCCCGTCATCGTTAGGCTAGTTCAGCCAAGATATCCGCTGCATGGGTATCCGTCTTCACGCTCTCAAAAACTTTTTCAATGACACCGTCGCCATTGATAATGTATGTCACTCGCTTAGAGTAACCACCGCCACTAACGTCATAGGCCTTGGTAATCGCTCCATCGGAATCAGCGACTAGGGTGAACGGTAGGCCATATTTCTCCTTAAACATCTTGTGGGACGCTTCGTCGTCCATACTGACGCCCAGCACTACGATATCCTTATCTTGATATTCAGGATAAGCATCACGGAATCCCTGCGCTTCCTTTGTACAGCCCGGCGTATCATCCTTGGGATAAAAGTATAGGACAACCGTCTTACCTGCAAAGTCTGCAAGAGACACCGTATTTCCTGCGTCATCCTTAGCAGAAAAGCTAGGTGCGGGACTACCAACTGACAATGCCATGATTTTGGTCTCCTCTTATATACAAACCCTACGG encodes:
- the ndhD1 gene encoding photosynthetic/respiratory NAD(P)H-quinone oxidoreductase subunit D1, producing the protein MDVANIPWLTIIILFPIAASLLIPILPDQDGKTVRWYALTVGLIDFAFIIYAFCTQYDFSSSGMQMVESYSWIPSLDLKWSVGVDGLSMPLVLLTGFITTLAILAAWPVTLKPRLFYFLILAMYGGQIAVFAVQDMLLFFLVWELELIPVYLLLAIWGGKKRLYAATKFILYTAGGSLFILVAALAMAFYGESVTFDMQSLMAKDFPLKLQLLLYSAFLIAYAVKLPIFPLHTWLPDAHGEATAPVHMLLAGILLKMGGYALIRMNVEMLPDAHVYFAPVLVILGVVNIIYAALTSFAQRNLKRKIAYSSISHMGFVLIGLGSFTNLGLSGAVLQMISHGLIGASLFFLVGATYDRTHTLILDEMGGVGQKMPRIFSMFTACSLASLALPGMSGFVAELMVFVGFATSDAYSLTFKVVIVCLAAIGVILTPIYLLSMLREIFYGPENKELVSHEVLVDAEPREVFIIACLLIPIIGIGFYPKLITQVYDAKTVQITALMRDAIPTLNAEQPMTSEEASLATTFPIWAPKIPSGT
- a CDS encoding peroxiredoxin, whose protein sequence is MALSVGSPAPSFSAKDDAGNTVSLADFAGKTVVLYFYPKDDTPGCTKEAQGFRDAYPEYQDKDIVVLGVSMDDEASHKMFKEKYGLPFTLVADSDGAITKAYDVSGGGYSKRVTYIINGDGVIEKVFESVKTDTHAADILAELA